The Marinitoga sp. 38H-ov sequence GCAAGTTTTGGTGCTGTAATGTATACAGCTTTAAAAAGCGTATATGGTATAGATTTACCGTTTGGAATTGAATTTTTTGCTTTTATTTCAGCTTTAATTGCTACTGCTATTACCTTTACTCTTGCTAAAGAAGGAAAAAAGATTCCCGTAGTCTCTTTAATTTTAAGCGGTGTTATTGTAGGGTTTGTTTTTAATTCTATATCAACTCTTTTTACAGTACTTTTTTGGCAAAATTTACTACACGTAAATTTTTGGTTAATGGGAAGTACTGGTAATATAGTATGGTCTGATATATTAATTCTAATTATTTTTTTAACTTTACAAATCTTTATTAATTTCATATTTAAAAAACATATTGAAGTTGTAGCTATGGGCGATGATATATCTATTTTTTCTGGAATAAATCCAGAAAAAATTAAATTATTAGTGTTAACTATAAATATTTTTGCTGTATCTGTTGTTGTTTCAAAGGCTGGTATTATAGGATTTGTGGGATTAATTATTCCTCATTTAGTAAGAAAAATTACTGGTCCTAATATGTATTATTCCACTATCGGTTCTTTTATATACGGTGGGATATTTTTAGGTTTTGCCGATCTATTTTCAAGATATTTATTTAGACCCGCAGAATTACCAATAGGTGTTACAACATCATTAGTAGGCGCTCCTATATTTATATATATTATGAAAAGAGGAAGAAAAATATGAAAATAATTGAGATTAAAAACTTAAATTTTTCATATGGAAATAATTTTAAATTATATATAGATGAATTGTATGTAGAAAAGGGTGAGTTTGTATCTATAATTGGACCTAATGGTTCAGGTAAAACTACTGTATTAAAATTATTGACATTAATAGAAAAAAAAGATAATGGAGAAATTATTATTAATGGAAAAAACATAGAAAATTATTCAAAAAAAGAATTATTTAAAGAAATATCTGTTGTACCACAAGAATTTTTTACATCTTTTGACTTTACTGCTGAAGATATTATTTCTTCTGGTAGAATACCACATGAAACTTTTTTTTCAAAAAGCGATATTAATATCATTGATGAAACAATGAAAAAAACAAATACTTTAATATTTAAAAGTAGAATATATAATACATTAAGTGGTGGAGAAAAGCAAAGAGTTATGCTTACAAGATCTTTAGTACAAGATACTAATGTAATATTATTAGATGAATTTGTTTCACAAATTGATCCAGGTTATACACAACAATTAATACGTATAGTAAAAAATGAATCTATAGAAAAACATAAAAGTATAATTTCTATATTCCATGATATTAATTTAGCCTCATTATATTCTGATAGAATATATATATTTAAAGATGGTATTATTAAATATTCTGGAAAACCAGAAAATGTTATTACAAAAAATATAATGAAAGAAATATTTGATATTGATTGTATAATAACTTATCATCCTACAAAAAATAAACCTCAAGTAATTTTTGAATATTAAATATTTTGTGATATTAAAATATTATGATATAATTAATATATATATTATCTTAAATCATGTCAAAATCATTCCAATATATAGGCTCTAAAAAGAGTCTCTTTTTTTGTTTAATGCATAAAAATTAATATATAAAATTTGAAAGGAGGAGGATGAATTGAGTGTAAAGTATATTATAAACATTGATAAGGTGGAACAATTAACAGATGAAGAAAAAAAAGAATTAAAAAAAGTTACAGAAAAATACAAATTTAGAGCAAATGATTATTATTTAGGTTTAATTAATTGGAATGATCCAAATGACCCTATTAGAAAATTAATTATACCTCAAGTTGAAGAGTTGGAAGAATGGGGTAAATTGGATGCTTCAAATGAAAAATCATATACCAAAAGCAAAGGATTACAACACAAATATAGAGATACGGCTTTGCTTCTGGTAAATGATGTGTGTGGAGGATTTTGTAGATTTTGTTTTAGAAAAAGATTATTTATTAATGTTGGTGAAGAAGTTGCAAGAGATGTAAGTGATGATTTAGAATATATAAAAAATCATAAGGAAATAACAAATGTATTATTAACTGGTGGAGACCCATTATTATTATCTACAAAGAAATTAGAAAATATTATCAAACAAATTAGAGATATTGACCATGTAAAAATAATTAGAATCGGATCAAAAATGCTTGCTTTTAATCCATACAGAATATTAGAAGATCCAGATTTAATAGAAATGATTAAAAAATATTCAACAGATGAAAAGAAGATATATATAATGACACAATTTAATCATCCTAATGAAATAACAGATGTATCTATTAAAGCTGCTAATAAGTTATTAAAAGCTGGAGCTATATTAGCAAATCAAACACCTTTAATAAAAGGAGTTAATGCAGATTGGAAAACCTTGATGGAATTATTTAAAAAATTGTCATTTATAGGTATACCTCCATATTATGTATTCCAAGGAAGACCCGTTGCTGGTAATAAACCATTTGTAGTTCCTATAGAAGAAGGTTATCAAATCTTTTTAAAAGCTATTATGAATGTATCAGGACTTGCTAAAAGAGCTAAATTTGCTATGTCCCATGAAACTGGAAAAATTGAAGTAGCTGCTTTAACTAAAGAACATATTATATTTAGATATCATAGAGCACATGATCCAAAAAATGCTGGTAAGTTTATGATATATAAAAGAAATCCTAATGCATATTGGTTAGATGATTATAATGATTTAGTTGATGAATATGTAGTTGAAAATTCATATATTAAATGAACCCAGAGATTTTCTCTGGGTTTATAAATTGTTTATAAAAAATGATATAATGATTATATATTAACTTAGGGGGGATAATATGGAATTAATTGATTCCGGTAGAAAAAAGATTGAATGGGTAAAGCAACATATGAAAGTATTAAATTCTTTAAAAGAAATGTATATGGATGAACAACCATTTAAAGATATAAATATATCTATGAGTATTCATCTTGAAGCTAAAACTGCTTATACAGCTGTTGTTTTGCATGAATTAGGTGCAAATGTAGCCATTACAAGTAGCAATCCATTATCGACACAAGATGATGTTGCTGAAGCATTAAAAACATATGGTGTTAATGTATATGCTAAACGTTCTACTGATGAAGAATTATATTGGAAAAATATTGACAAAGTTTTAGAAATTAAACCTAATATAGTTATAGATGATGGAGCTGATTTAGGAGTTAGAATTGTAGAAAAATATCCCGAATTATTAGAAAATATTTGGGGAATAAACGAAGAAACAACAACTGGTATAAAAAGATATAAAGCTTTACTTAAAGATGGAAAATTAAAAGTACCTGTTATAGATGTAAATGATTCATATATGAAATATCTTTTTGACAATAGATACGGAACTGGTCAATCTACATGGGATGGAATAATTAGATCAACTAATTTAACAGTTGCTGGCAAAAATGTTGTTGTTGCTGGTTATGGATGGTGTGGAAAAGGTGTAGCAATGAGAGCAAAAGGGCTCGGAGCAAAAGTAATTGTAACAGAAGTTGATCCTATAAAAGCTATAGAAGCTGTAATGGATGGTTTTGAGGTTATGCCTATGGATGAAGCTGCAAAAATAGGAGACTTTTTTATCACTGTAACAGGCGATACAGACGTAATTATAGAAAGACATTTTTTAAGTATGAAAGATGGCGCTGTACTTGCAAATGCAGGGCATTTTGATATAGAGGTAAAAGTTGCTGACTTAGAAAGAATAAATATTGAAAAAAAAGATGTTAGGAATGGTGTAACTCAATACACTATGCCAAATGGTAATAAATTATATTTACTTGGCATGGGAAGACTTGTTAATCTTGTAAACGGCGATGGACATCCTGTAGAAATTATGGATTTATCATTTTCTTTACAACTTGAAGGAGCAAAATATTTAAAAGAACATAAGGGAGAATTAGAAATTGATGTTAAACCTGTA is a genomic window containing:
- a CDS encoding iron ABC transporter permease is translated as MKKLISGNFSPIFSLIIGIILIILSIILFTSLGTVKIPFNEVILSFLNKSDNVLYNRIIFNIRLPRVIGTILIGAILAIAGNDFQMIIKNPLADPFIIGISSGASFGAVMYTALKSVYGIDLPFGIEFFAFISALIATAITFTLAKEGKKIPVVSLILSGVIVGFVFNSISTLFTVLFWQNLLHVNFWLMGSTGNIVWSDILILIIFLTLQIFINFIFKKHIEVVAMGDDISIFSGINPEKIKLLVLTINIFAVSVVVSKAGIIGFVGLIIPHLVRKITGPNMYYSTIGSFIYGGIFLGFADLFSRYLFRPAELPIGVTTSLVGAPIFIYIMKRGRKI
- a CDS encoding KamA family radical SAM protein, with product MSVKYIINIDKVEQLTDEEKKELKKVTEKYKFRANDYYLGLINWNDPNDPIRKLIIPQVEELEEWGKLDASNEKSYTKSKGLQHKYRDTALLLVNDVCGGFCRFCFRKRLFINVGEEVARDVSDDLEYIKNHKEITNVLLTGGDPLLLSTKKLENIIKQIRDIDHVKIIRIGSKMLAFNPYRILEDPDLIEMIKKYSTDEKKIYIMTQFNHPNEITDVSIKAANKLLKAGAILANQTPLIKGVNADWKTLMELFKKLSFIGIPPYYVFQGRPVAGNKPFVVPIEEGYQIFLKAIMNVSGLAKRAKFAMSHETGKIEVAALTKEHIIFRYHRAHDPKNAGKFMIYKRNPNAYWLDDYNDLVDEYVVENSYIK
- a CDS encoding ABC transporter ATP-binding protein — encoded protein: MKIIEIKNLNFSYGNNFKLYIDELYVEKGEFVSIIGPNGSGKTTVLKLLTLIEKKDNGEIIINGKNIENYSKKELFKEISVVPQEFFTSFDFTAEDIISSGRIPHETFFSKSDINIIDETMKKTNTLIFKSRIYNTLSGGEKQRVMLTRSLVQDTNVILLDEFVSQIDPGYTQQLIRIVKNESIEKHKSIISIFHDINLASLYSDRIYIFKDGIIKYSGKPENVITKNIMKEIFDIDCIITYHPTKNKPQVIFEY
- a CDS encoding adenosylhomocysteinase, with amino-acid sequence MELIDSGRKKIEWVKQHMKVLNSLKEMYMDEQPFKDINISMSIHLEAKTAYTAVVLHELGANVAITSSNPLSTQDDVAEALKTYGVNVYAKRSTDEELYWKNIDKVLEIKPNIVIDDGADLGVRIVEKYPELLENIWGINEETTTGIKRYKALLKDGKLKVPVIDVNDSYMKYLFDNRYGTGQSTWDGIIRSTNLTVAGKNVVVAGYGWCGKGVAMRAKGLGAKVIVTEVDPIKAIEAVMDGFEVMPMDEAAKIGDFFITVTGDTDVIIERHFLSMKDGAVLANAGHFDIEVKVADLERINIEKKDVRNGVTQYTMPNGNKLYLLGMGRLVNLVNGDGHPVEIMDLSFSLQLEGAKYLKEHKGELEIDVKPVPYEVDLKIAKIKLESMGIKIDELTPEQIAYLNSWK